Proteins from one Telopea speciosissima isolate NSW1024214 ecotype Mountain lineage chromosome 1, Tspe_v1, whole genome shotgun sequence genomic window:
- the LOC122646076 gene encoding protein SCAI-like isoform X2 has product MSDTSEVAKTFRALVESADRKFTRVRDVPSYGRGHNHYFHKVFKSYTRLWKFQQENRSKLVESGLQRWEIGEIASRIGQLYYGQYLRTSEARFLLESYIFYAAIFDRSYFQGPKGVAKDLNLRYKELRFYARFLIVSLLLNRSEMVQTLVERFKALVDDSKATFRETNFKEWKQVVQEIVRFLKADIAFINARPLRYCAMFDSHPTSFPYVARFHAKRVLKLKDALLMSYHGNEVKFVELTLDTFRMLQCLEWEPSGSFFQKRPVELTNNGASDQSGASGLIDINLAMDMTDPTLAPNPKKTILYRPSVTNLISVLATLCEELPPESILLLYISASGKAGQSPQMESSKAPRIPSNMKVVSQTSRDHYYSLSGVPNHEKGDSSDYYQNSLWLGPRGSNNLYPGDIIPFTRKPLFLIIDSDNSHAFKVVHSAERGETTALLLSPARPVCRSLAGADLTQNGSQFTYFLSCPLQAFLQLVGLSPSDTDVDMYSKADNVLSTAFSEWEVILCKSTSLDLVWAQVLSDSFLRRLILRFIFCRSVLSLFCYTEDNEHCLPDCLPCLPDSVSSRSEAVQRCVLQLAHTLGVADCFQSKLS; this is encoded by the exons ATGTCTGACACCAGCGAGGTCGCCAAGACCTTCCGAGCTCTGGTCGAGAGCGCTGACCGCAAGTTCACTAGGGTTCGTGACGTCCCCTCGTACGGTCGTGGACACAACCATTACTTCCACAAGGTCTTCAAGTCTTACACTCGCCTCTGGAAATTCCAGCAAGAAAACCGGTCAAAGCTTGTTGAGTCTGGTCTTCAGAGATGGGAAATCGGTGAAATTGCTTCTCGGATTGGTCAGCTCTACTACGGTCAGTACTTGAGGACTAGTGAGGCCCGGTTTCTGCTCGAGTCTTACATCTTCTATGCCGCTATATTCGATCGAAGTTATTTCCAGGGACCCAAAGGGGTTGCCAAGGATCTCAACTTGCGGTACAAGGAGTTGAGGTTTTATGCGAGGTTTTTGATTGTTTCTTTGCTCTTGAATCGGTCCGAGATGGTGCAGACACTCGTTGAGCGGTTTAAGGCTCTCGTTGATGACAGCAAGGCTACTTTTCGG GAGACTAACTTCAAAGAATGGAAGCAAGTGGTGCAAGAAATTGTACGGTTTTTGAAAGCTGATATAGCTTTTATAAATGCTAGGCCACTCCGCTATTGTGCTATGTTTGACTCGCATCCTACTTCATTTCCTTATGTAGCTCGATTCCATGCAAAGAGGGTTCTGAAATTGAAAGATGCATTGCTGATGAGTTATCACGGGAATGAG GTCAAGTTCGTAGAACTAACTCTGGACACTTTTAGAATGCTGCAATGTTTAGAGTGGGAGCCTAGTGGATCCTTCTTCCAAAAACGTCCAGTGGAATTAACCAACAATGGTGCAAGTGACCAGTCTGGGGCCTCTGGACTCATTGATATAAACCTTGCCATGGATATGACAGATCCAACTTTGGCCCCAAATCCGAAGAAGACCATACTCTATCGTCCGTCGGTAACAAATTTGATATCG GTTCTTGCTACGTTGTGTGAGGAGCTCCCTCCAGAGAGCATCTTACTACTGTATATATCAGCATCAG GAAAGGCTGGTCAAAGTCCTCAGATGGAAAGTTCAAAAGCCCCAAGGATCCCTTCAAACATGAAAGTTGTTTCACAAACATCTCGTGATCACTATTATTCACTCTCTGGAGTTCCTAATCATGAAAAGGGAGATTCAAGTGACTATTACCAGAATTCTTTATGGTTGGGGCCTAGAG GTTCAAACAACCTTTACCCTGGCGATATCATTCCTTTTACTAGAAAACCTTTATTCCTGATTATTGATAGCGATAATAGCCATGCATTCAAG GTTGTGCACAGTGCAGAAAGAGGAGAGACAACAGCACTACTTCTTTCTCCTGCAAGGCCAGTATGCCGAAGCTTAGCCGGGGCTGATCTAACTCAGAATGGTAGTCAGTTTACATATTTCCTTTCTTGTCCTCTACAAGCTTTTCTCCAATTGGTTGGCCTCTCACCCTCTGAtactgatgtg GATATGTACAGCAAAGCAGACAATGTACTCTCCACTGCATTTTCTGAGTGGGAAGTGATACTCTGTAAATCAACTTCCCTGGATTTGGTGTGGGCCCAAGTTTTATCTGATTCATTTCTGCGCCGGCTTATTCTCAG GTTTATATTCTGCCGGTCCGTGCTTTCCCTCTTCTGCTATACTGAAGACAATGAGCACTGTCTACCTGATTGCTTACCATGTCTTCCGGATTCTGTCTCTTCAAGATCTGAAGCAGTTCAACGTTGTGTCCTCCAGCTGGCTCATACCCTGGGGGTTGCAGATTGTTTTCAGTCCAAGCTTTCATAA
- the LOC122646076 gene encoding protein SCAI-like isoform X1, which translates to MSDTSEVAKTFRALVESADRKFTRVRDVPSYGRGHNHYFHKVFKSYTRLWKFQQENRSKLVESGLQRWEIGEIASRIGQLYYGQYLRTSEARFLLESYIFYAAIFDRSYFQGPKGVAKDLNLRYKELRFYARFLIVSLLLNRSEMVQTLVERFKALVDDSKATFRETNFKEWKQVVQEIVRFLKADIAFINARPLRYCAMFDSHPTSFPYVARFHAKRVLKLKDALLMSYHGNEVKFVELTLDTFRMLQCLEWEPSGSFFQKRPVELTNNGASDQSGASGLIDINLAMDMTDPTLAPNPKKTILYRPSVTNLISVLATLCEELPPESILLLYISASGKAGQSPQMESSKAPRIPSNMKVVSQTSRDHYYSLSGVPNHEKGDSSDYYQNSLWLGPRGSGGSNNLYPGDIIPFTRKPLFLIIDSDNSHAFKVVHSAERGETTALLLSPARPVCRSLAGADLTQNGSQFTYFLSCPLQAFLQLVGLSPSDTDVDMYSKADNVLSTAFSEWEVILCKSTSLDLVWAQVLSDSFLRRLILRFIFCRSVLSLFCYTEDNEHCLPDCLPCLPDSVSSRSEAVQRCVLQLAHTLGVADCFQSKLS; encoded by the exons ATGTCTGACACCAGCGAGGTCGCCAAGACCTTCCGAGCTCTGGTCGAGAGCGCTGACCGCAAGTTCACTAGGGTTCGTGACGTCCCCTCGTACGGTCGTGGACACAACCATTACTTCCACAAGGTCTTCAAGTCTTACACTCGCCTCTGGAAATTCCAGCAAGAAAACCGGTCAAAGCTTGTTGAGTCTGGTCTTCAGAGATGGGAAATCGGTGAAATTGCTTCTCGGATTGGTCAGCTCTACTACGGTCAGTACTTGAGGACTAGTGAGGCCCGGTTTCTGCTCGAGTCTTACATCTTCTATGCCGCTATATTCGATCGAAGTTATTTCCAGGGACCCAAAGGGGTTGCCAAGGATCTCAACTTGCGGTACAAGGAGTTGAGGTTTTATGCGAGGTTTTTGATTGTTTCTTTGCTCTTGAATCGGTCCGAGATGGTGCAGACACTCGTTGAGCGGTTTAAGGCTCTCGTTGATGACAGCAAGGCTACTTTTCGG GAGACTAACTTCAAAGAATGGAAGCAAGTGGTGCAAGAAATTGTACGGTTTTTGAAAGCTGATATAGCTTTTATAAATGCTAGGCCACTCCGCTATTGTGCTATGTTTGACTCGCATCCTACTTCATTTCCTTATGTAGCTCGATTCCATGCAAAGAGGGTTCTGAAATTGAAAGATGCATTGCTGATGAGTTATCACGGGAATGAG GTCAAGTTCGTAGAACTAACTCTGGACACTTTTAGAATGCTGCAATGTTTAGAGTGGGAGCCTAGTGGATCCTTCTTCCAAAAACGTCCAGTGGAATTAACCAACAATGGTGCAAGTGACCAGTCTGGGGCCTCTGGACTCATTGATATAAACCTTGCCATGGATATGACAGATCCAACTTTGGCCCCAAATCCGAAGAAGACCATACTCTATCGTCCGTCGGTAACAAATTTGATATCG GTTCTTGCTACGTTGTGTGAGGAGCTCCCTCCAGAGAGCATCTTACTACTGTATATATCAGCATCAG GAAAGGCTGGTCAAAGTCCTCAGATGGAAAGTTCAAAAGCCCCAAGGATCCCTTCAAACATGAAAGTTGTTTCACAAACATCTCGTGATCACTATTATTCACTCTCTGGAGTTCCTAATCATGAAAAGGGAGATTCAAGTGACTATTACCAGAATTCTTTATGGTTGGGGCCTAGAGGAAGTGGAG GTTCAAACAACCTTTACCCTGGCGATATCATTCCTTTTACTAGAAAACCTTTATTCCTGATTATTGATAGCGATAATAGCCATGCATTCAAG GTTGTGCACAGTGCAGAAAGAGGAGAGACAACAGCACTACTTCTTTCTCCTGCAAGGCCAGTATGCCGAAGCTTAGCCGGGGCTGATCTAACTCAGAATGGTAGTCAGTTTACATATTTCCTTTCTTGTCCTCTACAAGCTTTTCTCCAATTGGTTGGCCTCTCACCCTCTGAtactgatgtg GATATGTACAGCAAAGCAGACAATGTACTCTCCACTGCATTTTCTGAGTGGGAAGTGATACTCTGTAAATCAACTTCCCTGGATTTGGTGTGGGCCCAAGTTTTATCTGATTCATTTCTGCGCCGGCTTATTCTCAG GTTTATATTCTGCCGGTCCGTGCTTTCCCTCTTCTGCTATACTGAAGACAATGAGCACTGTCTACCTGATTGCTTACCATGTCTTCCGGATTCTGTCTCTTCAAGATCTGAAGCAGTTCAACGTTGTGTCCTCCAGCTGGCTCATACCCTGGGGGTTGCAGATTGTTTTCAGTCCAAGCTTTCATAA
- the LOC122646076 gene encoding protein SCAI-like isoform X3 produces the protein MSDTSEVAKTFRALVESADRKFTRVRDVPSYGRGHNHYFHKVFKSYTRLWKFQQENRSKLVESGLQRWEIGEIASRIGQLYYGQYLRTSEARFLLESYIFYAAIFDRSYFQGPKGVAKDLNLRYKELRFYARFLIVSLLLNRSEMVQTLVERFKALVDDSKATFRETNFKEWKQVVQEIVRFLKADIAFINARPLRYCAMFDSHPTSFPYVARFHAKRVLKLKDALLMSYHGNEVKFVELTLDTFRMLQCLEWEPSGSFFQKRPVELTNNGASDQSGASGLIDINLAMDMTDPTLAPNPKKTILYRPSVTNLISVLATLCEELPPESILLLYISASGKAGQSPQMESSKAPRIPSNMKGDSSDYYQNSLWLGPRGSGGSNNLYPGDIIPFTRKPLFLIIDSDNSHAFKVVHSAERGETTALLLSPARPVCRSLAGADLTQNGSQFTYFLSCPLQAFLQLVGLSPSDTDVDMYSKADNVLSTAFSEWEVILCKSTSLDLVWAQVLSDSFLRRLILRFIFCRSVLSLFCYTEDNEHCLPDCLPCLPDSVSSRSEAVQRCVLQLAHTLGVADCFQSKLS, from the exons ATGTCTGACACCAGCGAGGTCGCCAAGACCTTCCGAGCTCTGGTCGAGAGCGCTGACCGCAAGTTCACTAGGGTTCGTGACGTCCCCTCGTACGGTCGTGGACACAACCATTACTTCCACAAGGTCTTCAAGTCTTACACTCGCCTCTGGAAATTCCAGCAAGAAAACCGGTCAAAGCTTGTTGAGTCTGGTCTTCAGAGATGGGAAATCGGTGAAATTGCTTCTCGGATTGGTCAGCTCTACTACGGTCAGTACTTGAGGACTAGTGAGGCCCGGTTTCTGCTCGAGTCTTACATCTTCTATGCCGCTATATTCGATCGAAGTTATTTCCAGGGACCCAAAGGGGTTGCCAAGGATCTCAACTTGCGGTACAAGGAGTTGAGGTTTTATGCGAGGTTTTTGATTGTTTCTTTGCTCTTGAATCGGTCCGAGATGGTGCAGACACTCGTTGAGCGGTTTAAGGCTCTCGTTGATGACAGCAAGGCTACTTTTCGG GAGACTAACTTCAAAGAATGGAAGCAAGTGGTGCAAGAAATTGTACGGTTTTTGAAAGCTGATATAGCTTTTATAAATGCTAGGCCACTCCGCTATTGTGCTATGTTTGACTCGCATCCTACTTCATTTCCTTATGTAGCTCGATTCCATGCAAAGAGGGTTCTGAAATTGAAAGATGCATTGCTGATGAGTTATCACGGGAATGAG GTCAAGTTCGTAGAACTAACTCTGGACACTTTTAGAATGCTGCAATGTTTAGAGTGGGAGCCTAGTGGATCCTTCTTCCAAAAACGTCCAGTGGAATTAACCAACAATGGTGCAAGTGACCAGTCTGGGGCCTCTGGACTCATTGATATAAACCTTGCCATGGATATGACAGATCCAACTTTGGCCCCAAATCCGAAGAAGACCATACTCTATCGTCCGTCGGTAACAAATTTGATATCG GTTCTTGCTACGTTGTGTGAGGAGCTCCCTCCAGAGAGCATCTTACTACTGTATATATCAGCATCAG GAAAGGCTGGTCAAAGTCCTCAGATGGAAAGTTCAAAAGCCCCAAGGATCCCTTCAAACATGAAA GGAGATTCAAGTGACTATTACCAGAATTCTTTATGGTTGGGGCCTAGAGGAAGTGGAG GTTCAAACAACCTTTACCCTGGCGATATCATTCCTTTTACTAGAAAACCTTTATTCCTGATTATTGATAGCGATAATAGCCATGCATTCAAG GTTGTGCACAGTGCAGAAAGAGGAGAGACAACAGCACTACTTCTTTCTCCTGCAAGGCCAGTATGCCGAAGCTTAGCCGGGGCTGATCTAACTCAGAATGGTAGTCAGTTTACATATTTCCTTTCTTGTCCTCTACAAGCTTTTCTCCAATTGGTTGGCCTCTCACCCTCTGAtactgatgtg GATATGTACAGCAAAGCAGACAATGTACTCTCCACTGCATTTTCTGAGTGGGAAGTGATACTCTGTAAATCAACTTCCCTGGATTTGGTGTGGGCCCAAGTTTTATCTGATTCATTTCTGCGCCGGCTTATTCTCAG GTTTATATTCTGCCGGTCCGTGCTTTCCCTCTTCTGCTATACTGAAGACAATGAGCACTGTCTACCTGATTGCTTACCATGTCTTCCGGATTCTGTCTCTTCAAGATCTGAAGCAGTTCAACGTTGTGTCCTCCAGCTGGCTCATACCCTGGGGGTTGCAGATTGTTTTCAGTCCAAGCTTTCATAA